The following coding sequences lie in one Polyodon spathula isolate WHYD16114869_AA chromosome 37, ASM1765450v1, whole genome shotgun sequence genomic window:
- the LOC121304244 gene encoding C3a anaphylatoxin chemotactic receptor-like has translation MDVVLIVLYSIIISLGVTGNSIVIWMTGCKLKKNVTNVWLLNLAVADLVFCFTRVTSLLSLFYTYWPFGEFLCKLNGFFTYMNMFCSVFHLSVISLDRCFSVAFPIRMRQWRTVQMASIASAGVWVLATAFSLPYFLFRQVSMDPGHGNLSRCSFSVPGSDGGYQSKALYIVRFLFGFLVPFLIIATCYAIMACKLRQTRVPKKSFKIIAVLVAAFFFCWAPYHVFLLAKMVSKTSLAVKVALPLFKGLAYFNSCINPILYFIMALDLKKRFNQTLSSVCLRVFSEELDYFSYYRARRRDDRCTMANTVQVAVL, from the coding sequence ATGGACGTGGTATTGATAGTTTTATACAGCATCATTATTAGTCTGGGAGTAACTGGAAACAGCATAGTGATCTGGATGACCGGGTGCAAGCTGAAGAAGAATGTGACCAACGTCTGGCTTCTCAACCTGGCTGTGGCCGACCTGGTCTTCTGCTTCACCCGAGTCACCTCTTTGCTCAGCCTCTTCTACACCTACTGGCCCTTTGGAGAGTTCCTGTGCAAGCTCAATGGCTTCTTCACGTACATGAACATGTTCTGTAGCGTCTTCCATCTGTCCGTCATCAGCCTTGACCGCTGCTTTTCCGTGGCCTTCCCTATCCGGATGAGGCAGTGGCGCACTGTCCAGATGGCTTCCATTGCCAGCGCAGGAGTTTGGGTGCTGGCCACGGCCTTTAGCCTGCCGTACTTCTTATTCCGACAGGTCTCTATGGATCCAGGACATGGGAATCTTTCCCGGTGCTCCTTCAGTGTTCCTGGAAGTGACGGTGGATACCAGTCTAAGGCCCTCTACATCGTGAGGTTCCTTTTTGGTTTCTTGGTCCCCTTTTTAATCATTGCCACTTGTTATGCCATCATGGCTTGCAAGTTGAGGCAGACACGAGTGCCCAAAAAGTCCTTCAAGATCATTGCTGTCTTGGTGGCTGCCTTTTTCTTCTGTTGGGCGCCCTACCATGTCTTTTTGTTGGCCAAGATGGTCAGTAAGACATCTTTGGCGGTGAAGGTTGCTCTTCCTTTGTTCAAAGGCCTGGCTTACTTCAATAGCTGCATCAACCCCATCCTTTATTTCATCATGGCCCTGGATTTGAAGAAGAGGTTCAATCAAACACTGTCTTCGGTGTGCCTAAGGGTTTTCAGTGAGGAATTGGATTATTTCAGCTATTATCGGGCAAGAAGGAGAGACGACAGATGCACTATGGCAAACACAGTGCAGGTTGCTGTGTTGTAA
- the LOC121304152 gene encoding pleckstrin homology-like domain family B member 2: MRVNRISPALGHQAHTAVMIFLVLAWGAPGKCQRQPRLFLLAAKENRFGREKAKLVAETEKLELLQMRCSESRKLLETQPESQRQQLQRKLHEDSDAVETALKAFEDLEFQQLERESSLEEAREAMQRQALMEISGQQHRINHRKEQVLKLQKQVNEIRQQTETESRKLSQCKKETSNILNMHLLKDKKRLSEFSNLTGSAPCMLSIPGLSVHSPTQNPSLVVNGTSALPRRQCQQNKHSDRPASVHGQQLKCADVDNGSPSGTAVDGPRSPCSKHASSPKPNQTNGGPSCNGTSRAPAQGFSNGNGLPNIVDMERKLREAKAERECLLRAREAKIQAEEEAKKKELESVEPTSASTPERHLETGPLRSLISSVTFDLRAHLEASGHSVETCSAVTVSNRRCKGFLTKMGGKIKTWKKRCFVFEGEKKRLAYFSNKEETKLKGVIYFQAIEEVYYDHLRSASKSPHPKLTFCVKTYDRLFFMVAPTPEAMRIWMDVIVTATDEHRRY; this comes from the exons GAGAAGGCTAAGCTGGTTGCAGAGACAGAGAAGCTGGAATTGCTGCAGATGCGTTGCTCAGAGTCTCGTAAACTCCTGGAAACGCAGCCGGAGTCCcagagacagcagctgcagcgCAAACTGCACGAG gactctGACGCTGTGGAAACGGCGCTCAAAGCCTTCGAGGACCTGGAGTTCCAGCAGCTGGAGAGGGAGAGCTCTCttgaggaggcaagggaggcgaTGCAGAGACAGGCTTTGATGGAAATCTCCGGGCAGCAGCACCGCATCAACCATAGGAAG GAACAAGTATTAAAGCTGCAGAAACAAGTGAACGAAATCAGACAGCAGACTGAGACGGAGTCCCGAAAACTGAGTCAGTGCAAGAAAGAAACATCCAACATACTCAACATG CATTTATTGAAGGATAAGAAACGCTTGTCTGAGTTCAGTAACCTGACGGGCTCTGCTCCCTGTATGTTATCTATCCCAGGCTTGTCTGTGCACAGTCCCACGCAG AATCCTTCTCTGGTTGTGAACGGCACTTCAGCTTTGCCGAGGAGGCAGTGCCAGCAGAACAAGCACTCTGATAGGCCAGCCTCAGTCCATG GTCAGCAGTTGAAGTGTGCGGATGTTGACAACGGGTCTCCGAGCGGCACGGCAGTCGATGGTCCGCGTTCCCCCTGCTCCAAACACGCTTCCTCCCCCAAACCGAACCAGACCAACGGGGGTCCCAGCTGCAACGGGACAAGCCGTGCACCCGCTCAGGGGTTCAG TAATGGGAATGGGCTTCCCAACATAGTGGACATGGAGAGGAAACTACGGGAGGCCAAAGCTGAGAGAGAGTGTCTGCTGAGGGCCAGG GAAGCCAAAATACAAGCCGAAGAGGAAGCCAAGAAAAAAGAGCTGGAGAGCGTTGAACCAACATCCGCTTCTACACCAGAGCGCCATCTAGAG ACTGGGCCCCTCCGCTCCCTCATCAGCAGTGTGACCTTTGACCTCCGGGCCCACCTGGAGGCGTCCGGTCACAGCGTCGAGACGTGCAGCGCGGTAACCGTCAGCAACAGGAGGTGCAAGGGCTTCCTCACCAAGATGGGGGGCAAGATCAAAACCTGGAAAAAGAGGTGCTTCGTGTTCGAAGGGGAAAAGAAACGACTGGCTTATTTCTCAA ATAAAGAAGAAACGAAGCTAAAGGGTGTGATCTATTTCCAAGCCATTGAGGAAGTTTATTACGATCACCTGCGCAGCGCGTCTAAG agTCCACACCCCAAGCTGACGTTCTGCGTGAAGACCTACGACCGGCTCTTCTTCATGGTCGCACCAACACCTGAGGCCATGAGGATCTGGATGGATGTAATCGTCACGGCAACGGATGAACATCGTCGCTACTGA